GGGTGAGCTGGAATCCGGTATTGAACGGATCGGACCAGGGATCCATGAAGGCGGTCACCCGCTGCCAGCGGTAGGGCGAGTAGACCACCAGGGCGGCGGCCGCCGCCGCCAGCACCCCCACCAGGGTGACGAACCGCCACAACGGCGCGCCCGCCAGGTAGAGCAGACCCACCGCCAGCGCCATGAGCATCAGCGCGGTGCCGAAATCGGGCTGCCGCAGCAGCAGGAAGGCACACGCCGCCGAAACCAGCACCGGGACCAGGAAGGCAGCCATGGAGGTGCGCAGCTGCTGCTGTCGGCGCACCAGGAAACCGGCGAGATAGAGGGCCAGCAGCACCTTGACCACCTCGGCGACCTGCAGGTTGAACACGCCCAGCGGGATCCAGCGCACGGCACCATTGACCTCGCGCCCCACACCGGGGATCAGCACCAGCACGAGCAACCCCAGCGCGACGAGCAGGAGCCCCGGGCCGGCCCGCTCCCAGGTGGCCAGCGGGACCTGCAGGAGGGCCAGGACCATGCCCAGGCCGAGCAGGGCGAAGAAGACCTGGCGCTTGAAGAAGTAGAACGGATCCCCGGTGGCCTGCTCGGCCATGGAAATCGAGGCCGAAGCGACCATGACCAGGCCGAGCAGCGCCGTAGCCGCCACCACCCAGACCAGCCGCTGGTCCAGGCTTGGCCACAGCGGCAGCCGCGTACCGCGTTCGGCAACGCCTGCGGTCATCTCAGCCATGGGCCACCTCCCCGCGAACGGCGTCGCGGAACGCCTCGCCGCGTGCCTCGAAGCCGCTGTAGGCATCAAAGCTGGCGCACGCCGGCGCCAGCAGAACGGCGTCACCCGGCTCGGCCCAGCGGGCGGCGGCCGCCACGGCAGCGGTCATGCCGCCGACCCGCTCAATGGGCACGCGGCCGGCGATGGCCGCCTCGATAGCCGGCGCGTCCTCGCCCACGAGGATGACGGCCCGCGCCGATTCGGCACAGACCCGGCCCAGCGGCCGGAAATCCGCACCCTTGCCCTGCCCGCCGGCGATCAGCACCACCGGCCGCTGCAGGCCGCTGATGGCAGCCACGGCAGCACCGACATTGGTCGCCTTGGAGTCGTTGATCCAGCGCACCCCGCACCACTCGCCCACCGGCTCCATGCGGTGCGGCAGTCCGGCAAAGGCCTTCAAGGCCTTGCACTGCGCGGCTTCCGGGATCCCCAAGGCGTCGGCCAGGGCCATAGCGGCCAGCGCATTGGCGCAGTGGGCGCGACCGGGCACGGGAAGCGCATCGGCGGCCACCCGCGGCCGACCGGCGACGGCGAGCCAGGTACCGCCGTCCCGCTCGAGCAGGTGGTAGTCGGCCGGCCGGTCGATCGCGAAGCGGCGCACCGTGCCGGCCTGGCGTCCCAGCTCGGCCAGATGTGGATCCTCGGCGTTGAGTACCGCTGTCCCGACCCCCTCGAGCAGCCGCGCCTTGACCGCCGCGTAGTCAGCAAGGCGGTCATAGCGGTCCATGTGATCGGCGCTGACATTGAGCACCGCCGCCACGTCGGCCTGAAACCCGGGGCACGCTTCCAGCTGGAAGCTCGACACCTCCAGCACATAGCCATCGGCCGGCGCCCGGGTCAGCAGCTCCAGCGCCGGCGTCCCCAAATTGCCACCCACGGCGACGTCGAGCCCGGCGGCCCGGGCCATTTCGCCGAGCAGGCTGACCACGGTGCTCTTGCCGTTGGACCCAGTCACCGCGCAGACCGGCGCGTTCACCGCCTCGGCGAACAGGGTCAGCTCGCCCACCACCGGCCGCCCGGCGGCGCGCAACTCGGCCCAAACCCCGTGACGCAGATCGAGCCCCGGACTGGCCACCACCCGAACCGCGCCGAGCAGGGTTTCCCGATCCAGCCCCCCGGTCACCACCTGGACCTCGGGGTGCTCGGCCTGCAGCTGCCCCAGGCGGGGCGGCTCGCTGCGGCTATCCACCACCACGACCGCCTCGCCACGGGCGCGCAGATGGCGCACGCAGGCCATCCCCGTGGCACCGAGGCCGGCGACGGCGGTATATCCGTGATGGCGGTCGCCTGCTGCCATTAGCGCACCTTCAACATCGCCAGACCGATCAGGACCAGGACCACGGTGATGATCCAGAAGCGGACGATCACCCGCGGCTCGGGCCAGCCCTTGAGTTCGTAGTGGTGGTGCAGCGGCGCCATGCGGAACACGCGCCGCCCGGTCAGCTTGTAGGAGAGGACCTGGATCATCACGGAGACCGTCTCCATGACGAAGATGCCACCCATGATGAACAGAACGATCTCCTGGCGGACGGCCACGGCCACCACGCCCAGGGCGGCGCCGAGGGCCAGGGCGCCCACGTCGCCCATGAACACCTGGGCCGGGTAGGTGTTGTACCAGAGGAACCCGAGTCCGGCGCCGACGATGGCGCCACAGAAGATCACCAGCTCCCCTACCCCGGGCACTGACGGGATCCCGAGGTACTCGGCGAAGATGTGGTGCCCGCTGGCGTAGGCGAAGACCGCCAGGCCGGTGGCCACCAGCACCGTAGGCATGATGGCCAGGCCATCGAGCCCGTCGGTGAGGTTGACGGCGTTGGAGCTGCCCACGATCACCAGCGTTGCCAGCGCGATGAACCCGATACCTAGCGGGAAGACCCACTCCTTGACCAGCGGCAGCACCAGGCTGGTCTCCACCGGGTCGGCGGCGGTGGCGAACAGGAACGTGCTTGCCGCCAGGGCCGCGAGCATCTGCAGCGAGAACTTGGTCCGGGCGCGCAGCCCCTGGCTGTCCTGCCGGGCCAGCTTGAGGGCGTCGTCGACCCCGCCGATCACGCCGAAGGCGAGGGTCACCAGCAGGACCACCCAGACGTAGCGATTGGTCAGATCCGCCCAGAGCAGGGTAGACACCGCGATGGCGACGAGGATCAGCGCGCCGCCCATGGTGGGGGTGCCCGCCTTCTCCAGGTGCGTCTGCGGGCCATCGTCCCGGACCTGCTGTCCGACCTGGTGGAGCACCAGGCGCTGGATCACCGCAGGGCCGATCATCAGCGCGATCCCCAGGGCCGTGAGCACCCCGAGGATGGTCCGGAACGTAATGTACTGGAAGACGTTGAATCCCGAGTAGAACGTCTCCAGCACCATGGCCAAGTGGTAGAGCACCTAGCGATCCCCCCCTTCCGTTGTCGATTCTTCCGCGGCCAGGCCTGCCGCCACGTGCTCCATGGCGGCGGAGCGCGACCCCTTCACCAGCACCACTGCATCGGCGGGCATCTCGGCCCGGCACGCCTCGATCAGCGCCGAGGCGTCGTCAAAACAGCGCCCGCCAACCCCGAAGCCCTCGGCAGCCGGGGCAGCGGCCCCGCCCAGGGTCCAAAGCCGCTGGATCCCGGCAGCCCGCGCCCGTTGCCCGGCGCGGCGATGCCAGTCCGCCGCCTCCCGGCCGAGCTCGCCCATGGCCCCGAGGAGCAGCCAGGGCGCACCGCCGAACTCCGTGACCGTATCGATGGCGGCCTGCAGGCTTGCCGGGTTGGCGTTGTAGGTATCATCCACCAGCCACCCCCCGTGACACCCCCAGCGCAGCTGCAGCCGCCCCGGCACGGCCGCGGCGGCCGCCACCCGCTCCAGGATGGTCCGGGCCGGCACCTCGAGCGCGGCGGCGCAGGCCGCGGCGGCGGCGATGTTCTGGGCGTTGTGGCGACCGAGCAGCGGCGTCGGCGCTGCCGTCCAGCCGCCTCCGAGATCCAGCTCGAGCCGGCTGCCCCGCCCCCGGTAGCGGATCTGACCGGTCTCGGCGCCGAAGGTCAGGCAGCGCCGCGCGCCGGCCAGCTCCCGCCACAGGCCGCTGTAGTCGTCGTCGGCATGGATCACGGCAACGCCGTGGCCGGGCAGCCCCTCAAAGAGTTCGCCCTTGGCGCGGGCGACTCCGTTGAGCGAGCCGAAGCCCTCCAGGTGTGCTGGCCCGGCGTTGGTCACCACACCCACGTCCGGCTGCGCCCACGCGGTGAGCTGTGCAATCTCACCGGGTGCGTTGGCACCCATCTCGATGACGGCGTAGCGGTGCCCACCATCAAGCCGGCAGAGCATCTCCGGGACGCCCAGCAGGTTGTTCCGGTTGCCCTCGGTGGCCAGCGTCGGACCGGTTTCGGCAAGCATCGCCGCCAGCAGTTCCTTGACCGTGGTCTTGCCGTTGCTGCCGGTGACGGCCACCACGCGCGCCCCGCTGCGACGCCGACACTCCGCGCCCAGAAGCGCGAGGGACGCGGCCGGGTCCTCGACCACCAGCGTGGGCAGCGCCGCCACCGGCCGAGCCCCGAGGACCGCCACGGCGCCCCGCGCCGCGGCGTCGGCAGCAAAGTCGTGGCCATCGCTGCGGGCCCCGGCCAGGGCCACGAAGAGCGTCCCCGGCGCGGACCGGCGGCTATCCAGCGCAACACCGTTCACCGTCGCACCGCCGTCACGACCGACGAGTTCGGCACCGGTCAGCGCAGCCACCTGATGCAGGCTCAGCGGGTCCATGCACCCTCCTCGGCAGCGCCGAGCAGCCGCGCCACCTCCTCACGGTCAGAGAAAGGCAGCCGGTGCCCGTCCACTTCCTGGTCCGTCTCATGGCCCTTGCCGGCGACCAGGACCACATCTCCGGCGCCCCCCCAGGCGACAGCCTCGCGGATGGCCGCGCCCCGATCCGCCACCAGTTCGGCCGCCTCGCCGGCCCCGTCGGCCACGGACGCCCGGATGGCTGCGGCATCCTCGCCCCGGGGGTTGTCATCGGTGATCACCACCCGGTCGGCCAGGCGCGCTGCGACCTCGCCCATCAGCGGGCGCTTGCCGGTGTCGCGCTCGCCCCCGCAGCCGAATACGACGCAAAGCCGCCCGTCGGTATGCGCGCGCAGGGCGCTCAGCGCCTGCTCCAGGGCCCCCGGTGTATGGGCGTAGTCCACCACCACCAGCGGTGCCCCGACGGCCTGGAACTGCTCCATCCGCCCCGGCACCGGACGCAGCGTCGCCAGCCGATCGAGAACGGCGTCCATGGGCCGCCCTAAAGCCAGGGCCGCCGCCACTGCCGCCAGTACGTTGGCCACGTTGAAACGCCCGAACAGGGGCAGTCGCACCGAGCGTCGGATCGCGCCCAGACAGAGTGTGAGCTGAACGCCGTCGGCCACCGGGGTTACCGCCTCGGCGGAGAGGTCCGCAGCGGCGCCGGCAGCGCTGTAGGTGAAGACCGCACCGGCGGCCCGGTCGTGCAGGCGCCGGCCGAGTTCGTCGTCCAGGTTGAGCACCTGGGCCCGCAAACTGGGGAACTCGAACAGCCGGCTCTTGGCGTCGGCATACGCCTCGACCGAGCCGTGGTAATCCAGGTGGTCGCGCCCCAAGTGGGTGAGTACGGCCAGATCCACCGCTGTGGCGGACAATCGCCCCTGCTCCAGGGCGTGGGAGGAAGCCTCCATGGCCACGCCGCGGGCGCCCGCCTGGCGACAATCGGCCAAGGCCTCCTGCAGGGCCACAGCGTCCGGTGTGGTCAGCACACCCGGGCGCAGCCGGTCCACCAGGCCGTGGCCAAGGGTTCCGACCACGCCCCAGGGCGCCTCGGCGGTGCTGAGCAGCTGGGCAATAAAATGGGTGACCGAGGTCTTGCCGTCGGTGCCGGTAACCGCGATGACATCCAGATCCCGGGATGGCTCCCGGTAAAGGCGCGCAGCAACAGCACCAAGGTATCGGCGCAGGCCCGGCACACCGACCATCGGCACGCCGGCCGCCTCGGCAGCGGCACGCGCCGGCGCGGCATCAGCGTCGTCGTCCGTATCCCACGCCACAGCAGCAGCCCCGGCAGCTACCGCTGCGGGCACGTAGGCAAGTCCGTGCTCGCGGCTGCCGGACAGCGCCAGGAACACGGCGCCGGGCTCAAGGCGCCGGGTATCGAGGGCCAGCCCGCGGACCGAAACCGCCGGGAGTTCGCCACCGACCCACGGTTCGAACAGCCAGCGCAGGGTGACCCCGGATGCGGACAAAGCGCTCATGACCCCTCCCCCTCGGCGACGACGGGCACCTCGAGCTCCGGGAGATCGTCCGGCGGCACGTTGAGCATCCGCAGCGCACTGCCCATCACCCGGGAGAACACCGGCGCCGCCACCTGGCCGCCGTAGTAGAGATCGCCGCGGGGCTGATCGATGGTCACCGCCATGACCAGCCGCGGGTCCGACGCCGGGGCGAAACCGACGAAGGAGGCGAGGTAATCCTCCTCGGCATAGCCGCTGGGGCCGCTCTTGAGCACCGTGCCGGTCTTGCCGGCCACCCGGTAACCGGAGATGGCCGCACGGGTGCCGGTCCCGCCGGGCTCGACCACGGCCTCGAGCATGGCGCGCAGCTCGGCAGCCAGATCCGGGTCGAGCACCTGCCGGCCCTGCGGGGGATCATCCAGGGCGCGAATAGAGACCGGGCGCATCACCCCGTCGCGGGCCACCGCGGCGTAGGCGCGCGCCAGCTGCACGGGCGTGGCGGTCACGCCGTAACCGTAGGAAAGCGTAGCGCGCTGCACGTCGCCCCGCGGCGGCGCCGGCAGGAAGTGCCCGGCGACCTCGTCGCGCAGGCCGCTGCGGGTACGCTCGCCGAAGCCCACATCCTCCAGGGTGCTCCAGAGGGCCCGCGGCTCGGTCTCCAGGGCCATCTTGACCGTGCCCACGTTGCTGGATTTCTGCAGCACGCCGGCAATGTCGAGCTCGCCGTAGTCGAGGAAATCGCGGACCGTGTGCCGCCCCACGCGCATGGTCCCCGGCGCGGTATCGAACTCCTGCCCGCTGCGCACGGCCCCGCTGGACAGGGCGGCGGCGATGGTGAACGGCTTGATCACCGACCCCGGCTCCTGGGCCCAGCTCACCGCCCGATTGCGGCGCTGCTCGGCCTCGACGCCGGAGCGGCGATGGGGATTGAACGAGGGCTGGCTGACCATTGCCAGCACCTCACCGGTGGTTGCATCCAGCACCACGGCCGCACCGCCCTCGGCATCGTGGCCATGGACGGCGCGCTTGAGTTCGCGGTACGCCACATACTGGATGCGCCGGTCCAGCGAGAGGCGGATGTCCTCGCCGGGGCGCGGCTCGCGCAGCAGCTCGACATCCTCGATGGTGCGCCCGAAGGGATCACGGACCACACGCTTGGCGCCGCTACGCCCGCTCAGGGCATCGTTAAAGGCGCGCTCGACGCCGCCCAGCCCACGACCATCGATGTCCGTGAAGCCGACCAGCTGCGCGGCCACCTCGCCGGCCGGATAGAACCGGCGGAACTCCTGCTGCAGCTGAACACCCGGCGCATCCAGTTCCTGGATGCGCGCCGCCACCCGTGGGGACAGGTGGCGCCTCAGGTAGACGAACTGCCGCCCCTCCCGGGCCTGCAGGAAGTCGCGCAGCTCGGCCGGAGCACGCTCGAGGGTCTGGGCCACGGCGGCGACGGCCCCCCGGTCCTCCAGCAGCTCCGCCGGGTCGGCCCAGGCCGACTCTACCGGTGAACTGATCGCCAGCGGCTCGCCGTTGCGATCGGTGATCACCCCGCGGTGCGCCGGCATGCTCACCGTACGCAGGTGGCGGGCGTCGGCCTCGTCGCGCAGGAACTCGCTGTTGATCACCTGCAGATCCAGGGCGCGCAGGATCACGGCACCGGCAGCCAGGGCCAGCACCACCACGACGCTGTAGAGCCGCCAGCGTGGCGGCCCCTGAAGCGGGGGTTGTCGGCGCGTGTTCCTGCTCACTCTCGCCACCTCAAGGGCGCCTCAGGATGATGATCTCGTCACGCTCGGGCAGCGCCATGCCCAGCTCCTCGCCGGCGACGCGCTCCAGACGGCTGTGCCCGGCCCACGCCCCCTGCTCAAGCTGCAGCATGCTCCACTCCTCGCGCAGCCGATCGCTGCGCTCGAGTTCGTCCTGCAGGGTCACGAAGACCCCGCGGTACTCGTGCTGGACGGCCACCACGCCGATGGCACTGGCGACCACCGCCGGGACCAGCACGGTCATGCCCCAGACCGCACGGCTCATGACAGCCGCTCCGCTACGCGCAGCACCGCACTGCGTGCGCGCGGGTTGCCGGCCACCTCGTCGTCGCCCGCGCGCAAATCGCGTCCCAGCGGCCGCAGACGGGGCTGACAGCCTTCCGGCGGCACCGGCACCGACGGCGGCAGATCGCCGACGCTCGAGGCCCGGCGGATGAACCGCTTCACGCGCCGGTCTTCCAGGGAGTGGAAAGCGATGACGGCCAGTCGCCCGCCGGGGGCGAGCAGGTCGATGACCCCATCGAGGAAGCGGTCCAGCTGTCCGAGTTCGTCATTGACCGCAATGCGCAGGGCCTGGAAGGTCCGCGTCGCCGGATGGCGCCCGGGCTCGCGGCGTGGCACCGCCTGCTCGACCAGCCGGGCCAGCGCCAGGGTGGTGCGCGGCGGCTCACCGGCCTCGCGGGCAGCGACGACGGCACGGGCGATACGCCCGGCGTGGCGCTCCTCCCCCAGCTGGCGCAGGATCCCGGCGATCTCGCGCACGCTCAAACGCTCGAGCAACGCCGCGGCCGACTCGCCGGAACTCGGGTCCATGCGCATGTCCAGCGGGCCGTCCCGCTGAAACGAGAAACCGCGGTCGGGGTTGTCAACCTGCGGCGACGAGATACCGAGATCCGCCAGCAGGCCGTCGATACCGGCGGTCAGACCATACCCGGACAACATTCGGGGCAGATCGGCCAGCTCGGCACCGAGCACGGTACAGCGGGGGTCATCCGATAGGGTCTCGCGGGCGTGGGCCAGCGCCTCGGGGTCGCGATCCGCGACCCACAGCTGGCCGCGGGGCCCCAGCCGCTCGAGGATGCCGCGGGCGTGGCCGCCACGACCGTAGGTGGCGTCCACATAGCAGCCGTCCGGGCGCACGGCGAGCGCCTCCAGCGCGGCCTCGTAGAGGACCGGCCGGTGTGTCGTCGCCGTTGGCTTCTGCTCCGCCACTGCGCGCATCTCCGCTGCGGACATGACGCCCCCTGACCTGATCTACAGGGCGAGGCTCTCCAGCTCCCCGGGGAGCTCGGCATCCGACGCGGCCGCCTCCTGCAGCCAATCCGCCCGCCGCTGCTCCCAGAGGGACTCATCCCAAAGCTCAAACTTGTTGCCCTGCCCGATCAGCACCACCCGCTTTTCCAGGCCGGCGTATTCACGCAACGGCGGGGGGACCAGGGCGCGTCCGTTGCCGTCAACCTGGAGTTCCTGGGCGTGACCGATCAGAAGGCGTTTGAGTCGCTTGGCGCTCGGCTGGAGGTCCGGCAGGGCGATCAGTTTGCGCTCGATCTCTTCCCACTCGGGCAGCGGGTAGAAGACCAGGCAACGATCGCGATAGTCGATCGTTGCCACTACCTCGCCGCTGCAGTGACTCAGGAGGCGGTCGCGGTGCCGGGACGGGAAGGCTAGCCGCCCCTTGGCATCCAGGTTGAGTTGGTTGACTCCGCGAAACACCGCGCCCCCCGCTGCTCCATGCCGTGCCCTTTTATCCCACTTTTAACCACGTTGCGACACTATAGGAGGGGGCCCACACCCCGTCAACCAGCCGTACCGCCGCACTGCCCGGCGCCAAACATGAAGTTACGCACGGGATTTCAAGTCGAAGGGCGGCCGATGCGACAACCAACTAACTGGCGTTACGGGATGTTAACCGCATGTGCTAATAACGCACATCGGCTCTATTGGGTATCTACCTGTCATTGAAGGGTTGACGTGCTCGCGCGCGTTCGTAATATGGGGGTGGAGTCGGCCGGATGGCCGCTGTGCCGCACCGCGGCACGGAGGAAAGTCCGGGCTCCACAGGGCAGGGTGCCAGGTAACGCCTGGGGGGCGTGAGCCCACGGAAAGTGCCACAGAAAACAGACCGCCGATGGCCGCCGCGGGGCGGCGGCACAGGTAAGGGTGAAAAGGTGCGGTAAGAGCGCACCGCGCGACCGGTAACGGTTCGCGGCACGGTAAACCCCACCCGGAGCAAGGCCAAATAGGGGAGCCATGGCGTGGCCCGCGCCGCTCCCGGGTAGGCCGCTAGAGGCGTGCGGTGACGCACGCCCCAGAGGAATGGCCATCCTCGACAGAACCCGGCTTACAGGCCGACTCACCTCTTTTTTCCGCCACGCGACCTGTGACTCAGCCCCGGGCGAGTTCCAGGGCGCGCTGGTATAGGGCGTTGCGCCGCCCCCCGGTCAGGCGCGCAGCCACGCGAGCCGCCTGCTTCACCGGAACCCCTTCGCCGAGCAGCGCGCGCAGCGTGTCATCGGCGTCGGCGCCTGCCTCCCGCGCCGGCGCCCCCTCAAGGACCACGACGATCTCTCCCCGCTGCTGATTGCTGTCCGCCTCCACCTGCCCCAGGACCGCCTCCAGCGCACCGCGCAGCAGCGTCTCGTGCACCTTGGTCAACTCCCGCGCCACCACGACCCGGCGCTGTCCACCGCAGATCGCGACCAGATCGCGAAGGCAGGCGGCGATGCGGTGCGGCGCCTCGAAGAAAACCGCGGTCCGCGGCTCGGCCGCCAGCTCCTGCAGCCGGCTGCGCCGGGCGGCATCGCGCGAAGGCAAGAAGCCGTCGAAGACGAACCGGTCCGCCCCGAATCCGGCCACCGAGAGCGCGGCCGTGACGCTGCAGGCCCCCGGCACCGGCGACACCGGCACCCCCTCGGCGGCGGCAGCGGCCACCAGCCGGGCGCCCGGGTCGCTGAGCAGCGGCGTACCCGCATCACTGACTAGGGCCACATCCCGGCCGGCCGCCAGGATCCGGAGCAGGCGGGGCAGGCGCGAGGCCTCGTTATGCTCGTGCAGGCTCAGCAGGCGCGCCCGCAGGCCGTACTGCTCCAGCAGACGCCCCGTGCGCCGCGTATCTTCGGCGGCCACCCACTCGACACCGCCCAGGATCTCGGCCGCCCGGCGGCTCAGATCGGCCAGATTCCCGATCGGCGTCGCCACCACCCACAGCGTCCCGCCGCCGTTTGACACGGGTGCGACGGGCGCCGGATACTCCGAAGGCTTATCCACAGGCTTCTCCGACGGTTCCCATGACCTGCCCCTCGCGCGTTCTCCAGTTCCTGATCGCGGCCGCGCTGCTGGCGGCACTCTACAGCTGTGCCCCGGCACCGGTCACGCCGGCCGACGCCCCGGAGCAGACCGAGGCGCAGGCGGATGAGGCCCGCGGCGCGGGCGAGACCGCCCGCGCCGCGGAGCTCTATGATGCGGCAGCGGAGGCCTACGAGGAAGCGGCGGACCGCAATCGAGTCAGCATCGCCGCTGCACGCACCTGGCTGGATGCCGACGAGCGCGACGCCGCCACCACGGCGCTGGCCCGGGTCGAGCCGGATCATCTCGACGACCGGGGACGGGCGCATTTCACCTTGGCCCGCGCCCAGCTCGCCTTGGCCCGCGAGCGGCCGGACCGGGCCGCATCGCTGCTCGATAACCTGGCCGAGCCACCGGCCGGCGAGGAGGCGGATTACCACCGTCTACGCGCCACCGCAGCCGCCGGCCTGGACAACCACCTGATGGTGGTGGAGCAACGCGTGGCCCTCGAGGACCACTTGGAGACGCCGTCGCAGCGCGACGAGAACCGCAACCTCATCTGGCAGGCCCTGGGGCGGGCCCCGGCGCAACAACTCCAGGCCATCGAGCCGGACGCCGACACCTACGGCGGCTGGATCCGCCTGGCGCAGATCGCCCGCAGCCACCGCCTCGACCCGGGGCGCCTCGAGGAGGCGGTGTCCGCCTGGGAGGAGGCCTATCCAGACCACCCGGCGCGCGACCGCCAGGCCACCGAACTCATCACGCGCTTTCATGAGCGCATCCGCCGGCCAGAACACGTCGCCCTGCTGCTGCCACTCAGCGGA
The nucleotide sequence above comes from Halorhodospira halophila. Encoded proteins:
- the ftsW gene encoding putative lipid II flippase FtsW; translation: MAEMTAGVAERGTRLPLWPSLDQRLVWVVAATALLGLVMVASASISMAEQATGDPFYFFKRQVFFALLGLGMVLALLQVPLATWERAGPGLLLVALGLLVLVLIPGVGREVNGAVRWIPLGVFNLQVAEVVKVLLALYLAGFLVRRQQQLRTSMAAFLVPVLVSAACAFLLLRQPDFGTALMLMALAVGLLYLAGAPLWRFVTLVGVLAAAAAALVVYSPYRWQRVTAFMDPWSDPFNTGFQLTQSLIAIGRGDWLGVGLGGSVQKLFYLPEAHTDFVFSVLAEELGWIGVVVVVLLFAYIVWRAMAMGWLCHRHRLPFAGYLAWAVGLAIGLQAFINMGVATGLLPTKGLTLPLFSYGGSSALATGAMIGLLLRCGYELAEARAEGRRPEEEPS
- the murD gene encoding UDP-N-acetylmuramoyl-L-alanine--D-glutamate ligase, translating into MAAGDRHHGYTAVAGLGATGMACVRHLRARGEAVVVVDSRSEPPRLGQLQAEHPEVQVVTGGLDRETLLGAVRVVASPGLDLRHGVWAELRAAGRPVVGELTLFAEAVNAPVCAVTGSNGKSTVVSLLGEMARAAGLDVAVGGNLGTPALELLTRAPADGYVLEVSSFQLEACPGFQADVAAVLNVSADHMDRYDRLADYAAVKARLLEGVGTAVLNAEDPHLAELGRQAGTVRRFAIDRPADYHLLERDGGTWLAVAGRPRVAADALPVPGRAHCANALAAMALADALGIPEAAQCKALKAFAGLPHRMEPVGEWCGVRWINDSKATNVGAAVAAISGLQRPVVLIAGGQGKGADFRPLGRVCAESARAVILVGEDAPAIEAAIAGRVPIERVGGMTAAVAAAARWAEPGDAVLLAPACASFDAYSGFEARGEAFRDAVRGEVAHG
- the mraY gene encoding phospho-N-acetylmuramoyl-pentapeptide-transferase, coding for MVLETFYSGFNVFQYITFRTILGVLTALGIALMIGPAVIQRLVLHQVGQQVRDDGPQTHLEKAGTPTMGGALILVAIAVSTLLWADLTNRYVWVVLLVTLAFGVIGGVDDALKLARQDSQGLRARTKFSLQMLAALAASTFLFATAADPVETSLVLPLVKEWVFPLGIGFIALATLVIVGSSNAVNLTDGLDGLAIMPTVLVATGLAVFAYASGHHIFAEYLGIPSVPGVGELVIFCGAIVGAGLGFLWYNTYPAQVFMGDVGALALGAALGVVAVAVRQEIVLFIMGGIFVMETVSVMIQVLSYKLTGRRVFRMAPLHHHYELKGWPEPRVIVRFWIITVVLVLIGLAMLKVR
- a CDS encoding UDP-N-acetylmuramoyl-tripeptide--D-alanyl-D-alanine ligase, with translation MDPLSLHQVAALTGAELVGRDGGATVNGVALDSRRSAPGTLFVALAGARSDGHDFAADAAARGAVAVLGARPVAALPTLVVEDPAASLALLGAECRRRSGARVVAVTGSNGKTTVKELLAAMLAETGPTLATEGNRNNLLGVPEMLCRLDGGHRYAVIEMGANAPGEIAQLTAWAQPDVGVVTNAGPAHLEGFGSLNGVARAKGELFEGLPGHGVAVIHADDDYSGLWRELAGARRCLTFGAETGQIRYRGRGSRLELDLGGGWTAAPTPLLGRHNAQNIAAAAACAAALEVPARTILERVAAAAAVPGRLQLRWGCHGGWLVDDTYNANPASLQAAIDTVTEFGGAPWLLLGAMGELGREAADWHRRAGQRARAAGIQRLWTLGGAAAPAAEGFGVGGRCFDDASALIEACRAEMPADAVVLVKGSRSAAMEHVAAGLAAEESTTEGGDR
- a CDS encoding UDP-N-acetylmuramoyl-L-alanyl-D-glutamate--2,6-diaminopimelate ligase; this translates as MSALSASGVTLRWLFEPWVGGELPAVSVRGLALDTRRLEPGAVFLALSGSREHGLAYVPAAVAAGAAAVAWDTDDDADAAPARAAAEAAGVPMVGVPGLRRYLGAVAARLYREPSRDLDVIAVTGTDGKTSVTHFIAQLLSTAEAPWGVVGTLGHGLVDRLRPGVLTTPDAVALQEALADCRQAGARGVAMEASSHALEQGRLSATAVDLAVLTHLGRDHLDYHGSVEAYADAKSRLFEFPSLRAQVLNLDDELGRRLHDRAAGAVFTYSAAGAAADLSAEAVTPVADGVQLTLCLGAIRRSVRLPLFGRFNVANVLAAVAAALALGRPMDAVLDRLATLRPVPGRMEQFQAVGAPLVVVDYAHTPGALEQALSALRAHTDGRLCVVFGCGGERDTGKRPLMGEVAARLADRVVITDDNPRGEDAAAIRASVADGAGEAAELVADRGAAIREAVAWGGAGDVVLVAGKGHETDQEVDGHRLPFSDREEVARLLGAAEEGAWTR
- a CDS encoding penicillin-binding transpeptidase domain-containing protein, yielding MSRNTRRQPPLQGPPRWRLYSVVVVLALAAGAVILRALDLQVINSEFLRDEADARHLRTVSMPAHRGVITDRNGEPLAISSPVESAWADPAELLEDRGAVAAVAQTLERAPAELRDFLQAREGRQFVYLRRHLSPRVAARIQELDAPGVQLQQEFRRFYPAGEVAAQLVGFTDIDGRGLGGVERAFNDALSGRSGAKRVVRDPFGRTIEDVELLREPRPGEDIRLSLDRRIQYVAYRELKRAVHGHDAEGGAAVVLDATTGEVLAMVSQPSFNPHRRSGVEAEQRRNRAVSWAQEPGSVIKPFTIAAALSSGAVRSGQEFDTAPGTMRVGRHTVRDFLDYGELDIAGVLQKSSNVGTVKMALETEPRALWSTLEDVGFGERTRSGLRDEVAGHFLPAPPRGDVQRATLSYGYGVTATPVQLARAYAAVARDGVMRPVSIRALDDPPQGRQVLDPDLAAELRAMLEAVVEPGGTGTRAAISGYRVAGKTGTVLKSGPSGYAEEDYLASFVGFAPASDPRLVMAVTIDQPRGDLYYGGQVAAPVFSRVMGSALRMLNVPPDDLPELEVPVVAEGEGS
- the ftsL gene encoding cell division protein FtsL, encoding MSRAVWGMTVLVPAVVASAIGVVAVQHEYRGVFVTLQDELERSDRLREEWSMLQLEQGAWAGHSRLERVAGEELGMALPERDEIIILRRP
- the rsmH gene encoding 16S rRNA (cytosine(1402)-N(4))-methyltransferase RsmH, whose translation is MSAAEMRAVAEQKPTATTHRPVLYEAALEALAVRPDGCYVDATYGRGGHARGILERLGPRGQLWVADRDPEALAHARETLSDDPRCTVLGAELADLPRMLSGYGLTAGIDGLLADLGISSPQVDNPDRGFSFQRDGPLDMRMDPSSGESAAALLERLSVREIAGILRQLGEERHAGRIARAVVAAREAGEPPRTTLALARLVEQAVPRREPGRHPATRTFQALRIAVNDELGQLDRFLDGVIDLLAPGGRLAVIAFHSLEDRRVKRFIRRASSVGDLPPSVPVPPEGCQPRLRPLGRDLRAGDDEVAGNPRARSAVLRVAERLS
- the mraZ gene encoding division/cell wall cluster transcriptional repressor MraZ produces the protein MFRGVNQLNLDAKGRLAFPSRHRDRLLSHCSGEVVATIDYRDRCLVFYPLPEWEEIERKLIALPDLQPSAKRLKRLLIGHAQELQVDGNGRALVPPPLREYAGLEKRVVLIGQGNKFELWDESLWEQRRADWLQEAAASDAELPGELESLAL